The following proteins come from a genomic window of Trifolium pratense cultivar HEN17-A07 linkage group LG4, ARS_RC_1.1, whole genome shotgun sequence:
- the LOC123923063 gene encoding F-box/kelch-repeat protein At3g06240-like, producing MNSLGRILEFGYYSILLYSIFNSILNKEKKKSIEEASAAIFSDDLMVEIVSWLPVKYVMQLRCVNKFFNTLVFDPHFIQMHLSKSTQNLQLSFTSFENNSADFTKSEDWDSRWITLSIPDLLLQNTVTISHLSDSYYRLSRSPHYRWVIGSCNGLLCVYGNSWPDQYLYFWNPAMRKESKRIPLFFDIYINRNFDFSFGYDNSTQTYKVVAFYVELNSDSNPKSVVKVFSLGDNSWRDVQCLPLVPLYCLLGINDFHNEGMHFNGTINWFALDDINLDRSAAALDRCVILSLDLSTETYTKLLLPRGLDKVPAGYPPNLVVLMDCLGFCHDFDKTHFVIWQMKDFGVQESWLQLFKISYENFARENLLPLYLSENGDTLVLGNDRHREAFIYNCRDNKVEKIKIADRTNWELGNYYVESLVSTD from the coding sequence ATGAATAGTTTGGGTAGAATATTAGAGTTTGGGTACTACTCTATTCTACTCTACTCGATCTTCAACTCCAtcttaaacaaagaaaaaaagaaatcaatagaAGAAGCGTCGGCAGCGATCTTCTCCGACGATCTTATGGTAGAAATTGTATCCTGGCTTCCGGTGAAATATGTTATGCAACTCAGGTGTGTTAACAAGTTTTTCAATACTCTCGTCTTTGATCCTCACTTCATTCAAATGCATCTCAGTAAATCAACACAAAATTTGCAGCTCTCATTCACGAGTTTTGAGAATAATTCTGCTGATTTTACTAAGTCGGAAGATTGGGATTCCAGATGGATAACTCTCTCTATTCCTGATTTACTACTCCAAAACACAGTTACCATCTCTCACCTTTCCGATTCATACTATCGATTGAGCAGGTCTCCACATTACCGATGGGTTATTGGCTCATGCAATGGATTGCTATGCGTGTATGGTAACTCATGGCCTGATCAATATCTTTATTTCTGGAACCCAGCTATGAGAAAAGAATCAAAAAGAATTCCATTATTTTTCGATATTTACATCAATAGAAATTTTGACTTCTCTTTTGGTTATGATAATTCGACTCAAACATATAAGGTGGTAGCATTCTACGTAGAGTTGAATTCTGATAGTAATCCAAAAAGTGTGGTGAAAGTTTTCAGTTTGGGGGATAATTCTTGGAGAGATGTTCAATGTCTCCCTTTGGTTCCACTTTATTGCCTTCTTGGTATTAATGATTTTCACAATGAAGGTATGCATTTTAATGGTACTATTAACTGGTTTGCCCTTGATGACATCAATCTCGATCGTAGTGCTGCTGCTCTTGATCGATGTGTGATTCTTTCTCTTGATCTCTCCACCGAGACATATACTAAATTGTTGCTACCTCGGGGATTGGATAAGGTCCCGGCTGGTTATCCCCCAAATCTTGTGGTTTTGATGGATTGTCTTGGTTTTTGTCATGATTTTGACAAAACCCATTTTGTTATATGGCAAATGAAGGATTTTGGCGTTCAAGAGTCTTGGcttcaattatttaaaattagttATGAGAATTTTGCACGAGAGAATTTGTTGCCATTGTATCTTTCTGAGAATGGTGATACACTGGTATTAGGGAATGATAGACACAGGGAGGCATTTATCTATAACTGCAGAGACAATAAagtagaaaaaattaaaattgctgACCGTACAAATTGGGAACTGGGCAACTATTATGTTGAAAGTTTGGTTTCAACcgattga